The proteins below are encoded in one region of Lactuca sativa cultivar Salinas chromosome 3, Lsat_Salinas_v11, whole genome shotgun sequence:
- the LOC111877101 gene encoding alkaline/neutral invertase A, mitochondrial yields the protein MNAIKVYNNMKVGFRLLIQSRSVVLGFIKSPMLIRNHHISPPRFLGLRCINQSQKPFSVTNPNWGQSRVFPATCCSSNKNGSSKPRYVSDYSTKLETSVNDKNFEKIYVQGVDELDEKTPVVVEKKDETVDRDGEESRLKNDVQNENLVSLDPTQRVESEAEKEAWRLLKESVVTYCGSPVGTLAANDAGDKTPLNYDQVFIRDFVPSALAFLLRGEGEIVRNFLLHTLQLQSWEKTVDCYSPGQGLMPASFKIRTVPLDDNKVEEVLDPDFGESAIGRVAPVDSGLWWIIMLRAYTKITGDYAMQERVDVQTGIKLILNLCLSDGFDMFPSLLVTDGSCMIDRRMGIHGHPLEIQALFYSALRCAREMLASDEGSKNLVRTINNRLSALSFHIREYYWIDMKKINEIYRYKTEEYSTEATNKFNIYPEQIPHWLMDWIPEEGGYMIGNLQPAHMDFRFFTLGNIWSIVSSLTTPKQNNSILNLIESKWDDLVGNMPVKICYPALEYEEWRIITGSDPKNTPWSYHNGGSWPVLLWQFTLACIKMGRIELARKAVDLAESRLHADHWPEYYDTRNGKFIGKQSRLYQTWTIAGFLTSKMLLENPEKASLLFWEEDYELLEICVCALTKTGRAKCSRGAAKSQILV from the exons ATGAACGCAATCAAGGTTTACAACAATATGAAGGTTGGTTTCAGGCTTTTAATTCAAAGCCGAAGCGTCGTTCTAGGATTCATCAAATCCCCAATGTTAATTCGCAATCACCATATCTCCCCACCTCGATTTTTGGGATTACGATGTATAAATCAATCCCAGAAACCCTTTTCTGTTACCAATCCAAATTGGGGCCAATCTAGAGTTTTTCCCGCTACCTGTTGTAGTTCTAACAAGAATGGTAGCAGTAAACCTCGTTACGTATCGGATTATTCAACAAAATTAGAAACTAGCGTGAATGACAAGAATTTCGAGAAGATTTACGTGCAGGGTGTTGATGAATTAGATGAAAAGACGCCGGTAGTGGTagagaagaaagatgaaaccGTAGATAGGGATGGGGAAGAATCTAGGTTAAAGAATGACGTACAAAATGAAAATTTAGTCTCACTAGATCCTACACAGAGGGTAGAATCAGAGGCGGAGAAAGAAGCGTGGCGGTTGTTGAAGGAGTCAGTTGTAACGTACTGCGGCAGTCCGGTGGGGACGTTGGCCGCCAATGATGCCGGAGATAAGACGCCATTAAATTACGATCAGGTTTTCATTCGAGATTTCGTCCCGTCGGCTTTGGCTTTCTTGCTAAGGGGAGAAGGAGAAATCGTTAGAAACTTCCTCCTCCATACTCTGCAATTACAG AGTTGGGAGAAAACCGTGGATTGTTACAGCCCAGGTCAGGGATTGATGCCTGCAAGTTTCAAAATAAGAACTGTTCCCCTTGATGACAACAAGGTTGAAGAAGTTTTAGACCCTGATTTTGGTGAATCTGCTATAGGCCGTGTTGCGCCTGTTGATTCTG GATTATGGTGGATTATCATGTTGAGAGCATACACAAAGATCACTGGTGATTACGCAATGCAAGAAAGGGTCGATGTTCAAACAGGCATCAAACTGATTTTGAATTTGTGTTTGTCAGATGGTTTTGATATGTTTCCTTCTTTATTGGTTACTGATGGCTCCTGCATGATTGATCGAAGAATGGGTATCCATGGACACCCTTTGGAGATCCAA GCGTTATTCTACTCAGCCCTAAGGTGTGCACGGGAGATGCTTGCATCAGATGAAGGATCCAAGAATTTGGTGAGGACAATCAACAATAGACTGAGTGCATTATCTTTTCATATAAGAGAATATTATTGGATAGATATGAAGAAAATCAATGAAATTTACCGATATAAAACCGAAGAGTATTCAACAGAAGCAACAAACAAATTCAACATTTATCCAGAACAAATTCCTCATTGGTTAATGGATTGGATCCCAGAAGAAGGAGGTTACATGATTGGCAATCTACAACCCGCACATATGGATTTTAGATTTTTTACACTTGGTAATATTTGGTCAATAGTTTCATCTTTGACCACTCCAAAACAAAACAATTCGATATTGAACTTAATAGAATCCAAATGGGATGATCTTGTTGGCAACATGCCTGTTAAGATCTGTTACCCTGCCTTGGAATATGAAGAGTGGCGCATAATCACTGGTAGTGACCCGAAAAATAC ACCATGGTCTTATCACAATGGCGGTTCCTGGCCAGTTCTTCTATGGCAG TTCACATTAGCTTGTATCAAGATGGGGCGAATAGAATTAGCAAGAAAGGCGGTGGATCTTGCTGAAAGTAGATTGCATGCTGATCATTGGCCAGAGTATTATGATACAAGAAATGGAAAGTTTATAGGGAAGCAATCTAGGCTTTACCAAACATGGACAATTGCTGGATTTTTGACATCTAAAATGCTTTTGGAAAATCCTGAAAAAGCATCTCTTTTATTTTGGGAAGAAGACTATGagcttcttgaaatatgtgtttgTGCTCTTACCAAAACAGGCAGGGCGAAATGTTCTCGTGGTGCTGCCAAATCACAGATTCTCGTGTGA